One Pseudostreptobacillus hongkongensis DNA segment encodes these proteins:
- a CDS encoding WYL domain-containing protein, with amino-acid sequence MKVNTKIPEYIYDIISSDSEYFDIKIGSISNRLIKYYMNKEFKNKDFKYKGDKSIQFNLDKHNEVIFIDCLKKNEIKSNSDYLRLIYFEYINNLKTIREKILFSDIFNKLESYILNSEKVIIDYKNKLRKVDPYFIISYEKEGRSYLFCYCDESKDYRSYKISDIKDIYNFNEKYEIKDKEYVEEIKKNFDPFLSFKNEIKVRLTEKGKEIYKVANVNKPELLRIEEGIHVFQCNIPLALIYFAQFYNEVEILEPKELRDKIKEKIMEMLKLYK; translated from the coding sequence ATGAAAGTAAATACTAAAATACCAGAATATATATATGATATTATTTCTAGTGATTCAGAATATTTTGATATAAAAATAGGAAGTATAAGTAATAGGCTTATAAAATATTATATGAATAAGGAATTTAAAAATAAAGATTTTAAATATAAAGGTGACAAGTCAATACAATTTAATTTAGATAAACATAATGAAGTTATATTTATTGATTGTTTAAAAAAGAATGAAATAAAATCTAATTCAGATTATTTAAGATTAATATATTTTGAGTATATAAATAATTTGAAGACAATAAGAGAGAAAATTTTATTTTCAGATATATTTAATAAGTTAGAATCGTATATATTAAATTCAGAAAAAGTTATAATAGATTATAAAAATAAACTTAGAAAAGTAGATCCTTATTTCATAATTTCTTATGAAAAAGAGGGAAGATCATATCTATTTTGTTATTGTGATGAATCTAAAGATTATAGAAGCTATAAAATATCAGATATTAAGGATATATATAATTTTAATGAAAAATATGAAATTAAAGATAAAGAATATGTAGAGGAAATTAAGAAAAATTTTGATCCATTTCTATCTTTTAAAAATGAAATTAAGGTAAGATTAACAGAAAAAGGTAAAGAGATTTATAAGGTAGCTAATGTAAATAAACCAGAACTTTTAAGAATAGAAGAAGGAATACATGTATTTCAATGTAATATACCTTTAGCATTAATATATTTTGCACAATTTTATAATGAAGTTGAAATATTAGAACCTAAAGAATTAAGAGATAAAATAAAAGAAAAGATTATGGAAATGTTAAAATTATATAAATAA